One region of Anticarsia gemmatalis isolate Benzon Research Colony breed Stoneville strain chromosome 2, ilAntGemm2 primary, whole genome shotgun sequence genomic DNA includes:
- the LOC142979451 gene encoding uncharacterized protein LOC142979451, protein MTNTKQLKITKLFRKGATKLPEDCDELQEEIQQLEQRLREKQDELFQLQRNSYRHKPSPPKKKTDHFVRPQKIVLSNAVDSLRTDMELMSVLSGIEVQSYVLEDHCCITYLMQHDSEHQVKHGLRIELKGGLNEVSKSSLPLGFNLNAVMEDYDNIMVPECLGAIRKALVAYYDRLEQFEALKKLLNIEAQLFKILDGSHMQITFVAKSEVDEDIEPFDVVLMLDYRVYDIRPKQFSFKEIDLPEGAAELLREQCALFKRKPLHKAFKEVFISGVGPYKLVEQVGTRPTEQPRRRNKRFKPKHNYNNDDTFQPEDCSEHSDEADAE, encoded by the exons ATGACCAATACGAAGCAACTGAAGATCACCAAACTATTTCGAAAAGGAG ctACAAAACTTCCCGAAGACTGTGATGAACTGCAAGAAGAGATACAACAACTAGAGCAGAGACTACGAGAGAAGCAAGATGAACTGTTTCAGTTACAACGAAATAGCTATAGGCACAAACCTTCACCGCCTAAGAAAAAGACTGATCATTTTGTTAGACctcag aaaatagtaCTATCAAATGCAGTGGACAGCCTGAGAACAGACATGGAGCTGATGTCTGTGTTATCCGGCATTGAGGTGCAGTCATATGTGTTGGAAGATCACTGCTGCATCACATATCTGATGCAGCATGACTCTGAGCATCAGGTCAAGCATGGACTGAGGATTGAGCTTAAAGGAG GCTTAAATGAAGTATCTAAATCGTCTTTACCTCTTGGATTCAATTTGAATGCAGTGATGGAGGACTATGATAACATCATGGTGCCAGAGTGTCTTGGTGCTATCAGGAAAGCATTAGTTGCTTATTATGATAGACTGGAGCAGTTTGAGGCACTTAAA AAACTGTTGAACATAGAAGCTCAGCTTTTCAAGATCCTGGATGGCTCTCACATGCAGATCACATTTGTGGCCAAGAGTGAGGTAGATGAGGACATAGAACCTTTTGATGTGGTGCTCATGTTAGACTACAGGGTCTATGATATAAGGCCTAAACAATTCTCCTTTAAAGAAATAG ATCTCCCTGAAGGTGCTGCAGAGCTTCTGAGAGAACAGTGCGCGCTGTTCAAACGAAAGCCATTACACAAAGCATTCAAAGAAGTCTTCATTAGCGGCGTCGGACCTTATAAACTTGTAGAACAG GTGGGTACCCGGCCTACAGAGCAGCCCCGTCGTCGCAACAAGCGCTTCAAACCGAAGCACAACTACAACAACGACGACACCTTCCAGCCTGAAGACTGCTCTGAACATAGTGATGAAGCTGATGCAGAATGA